From the genome of Papaver somniferum cultivar HN1 unplaced genomic scaffold, ASM357369v1 unplaced-scaffold_21, whole genome shotgun sequence:
ATCAAACACTAGATTGGTGATCGCTTGCCTTTCCCATTATTAGAATCATCCACTTTCTTTTTCTGAATTGGTGGTCGCTATACCTTGGTTGCTGAGACAGGTTTTCAGCAGCCAAACATATTTTGAATTGCTGATACATGGTAGCTTGAAGTAAATAACTACTAACCTACTATTACACTCGCTATGTAGTACTGGGAAAAATGTTGGAGCAACCCACAAATTTAATTAGTAGCTATGATTTAATGGGAGCATGTTAATAACAgccaaagtttttggtaattgcaaacatggttgcttaactattaaagcgaccaaaattttgagatcttgctaagattttggtcgtttaaaccaagttttcttgtagtgcaTGTACAAAGTTAATCTATTATGTACTTGAACCTTCAAGATCTGAATtctaataagggatattttgactttgggtcacaaAAAAATGACCAGAGTTGCGTTTGGGTCACgcaaaaattttaattagagtttggatcaCATGATCGTGGATGACCGTCTTGACTgttagttaattatttattttttaaaattaattttaatttgtTTAACTCCGTTAGTTGCTGTTAACAtaaccatcaccatcaccacaaCCGGCACAACGTCGGCTTCTTTCGGTTCCAGCAGCAACACCGCCGCCACCCTCTTCCACCTCCTTCAGTTCTAGGAGCAACACCATCATGGGTAGCAGACGGcaacaaaaataaattacaacaaacacaaaaaataaatcaTCTGCAAATTTGTTGTTGCGGAGaatagatcttcatcttcatgtAGTCGTTATAGTTGTGATTATGTGAAGTGGATAAGTATGAGAAAGATAGAAAAAGAGGAGCATAAAGACTTGGGGTATATCAAGGATTACCGGGAAAGGGTTTAAATCTCATCCGTTCTTGCAAAGCATAAATCTCACTCATACACGTGCCTAACAGAACAGGAATGGTTAGGTTAGTAAATAAATCAAACTCTAATATTATGGTGGTCATTTACTTACTTAACCAAGTTCTAAAAATGTCAACCCGGTCAACCACGGTCATGTGATCCaaactttaattaaaatttcTGCATGACCCAGACGCAACTCTGATCATTTTTTGTGACCCAAATCTTGTGTGATATGTGTTTCAAGATCAGAACAAGCATTCGTAGCTATCTAGATAATTCAAACATTCTTTTGAGCCAACCAACTTTTTCCATGTACGGTGGCAGCGTTGGAGAAACATAATTTCCAGAAAACCAATATACAAACACTCTTTCGATAAGAAATTCTTCAACCTAGACACGTATAGTTCACTCGACTTTAAAGTTGTATAAATTATGAGAGTTTTTTCCTTACAACCTTTGTTTAACTTGGTGTCACTACTTGGGTGATGcatgttctttccattttctccctCACATAGTATTCTCGTATGAAGTTACAAATCTGATATTGTAATTCCTATTTCATAATTTAAATTTAGCGCATCCTAAactgtatataaaatttaaaattaaaatgaaattagaaaataaaCAAGCTTCCTGCATTCGAAATCCTTGAAATAAAATGTATTTGTAGTACTCCACCAATATTATAATATTACTTTTGAATCCTATGGTTTTTGTGATGCATTGAATAAGAACATCATCAAGATACATGCAAGCCCATTGTTTGACAACATCAGGAAGGTACTGGGAAATGATAAGCTTGCCAAATTTCTGCCTCGACACCAAATCCCGACTGAGACAAATTCTAACGTGCCCAAGCCCACCCCTTACACCTTATACTGATTGTTCGCGCACATACAACCACTTGTTCTTAAATCTACAAATCAACCAAAATAATGTCGCAAATTTCTTAAGACTTGCAAGTTAAAATGTATTCACAAAGTTTTTTCTTGAACTCTTTCCTCCACTGTTGCTGCTATAGTTGCAAAAACTCAAAAAAGAACCCCCTTAATTCTTGGCAACGTACTTTGCTGCGAGTTCTCTCTGCTATTGGTCCAGATTTGCGTTTGGCTCCTCGAGTCCTACTCGAGACAGGGACCTCCAATGTTCGATCTGCAATCACTTTTGATGTTATAGTTGTTGGATTTCGCTTCATATCATCTTGAGTTTCTTGTACTGCTGGCGATTTCTCAGCATAATCTTCTTCGTTTTCCACTTTGGCAATTATCTGCTTCCGAGAACTGGTCATGTAAACTACTAATATTCCAATACATAAAGAGACAATCAAGATCATGAATATTTGATTATTCCAATACCCATCGTTCCCTTGAGCTGCTCCATTAATgtttagatgatgatgataataataCCAAAGTGTTGATCCGACAGCCACACCGATCCCTAATACCTTGTAGATGAAAAAGGTTATACGACCGTACGTTGACGATCCCATGATTTTATTTACTTGTTTCGCCATGATTTGGCAATATTGCAGATACATTGAGAAACGGTTGAAATGAATATGGATAACAAAATGGACTCATATTGTGTTGACATATATTGATCGTGCCACATTCTGGGTGGTGTTTGAAAGTGTCATCACAATCGAGTTTTCTCCAATTATTCAAGTAACGGAAGTCGTCTGTACTTATCTATGGCCGGCCATGTCAAATGGCCAGTAATGCGATAGTCTGGCGTAACTTTTCTCAAAGGTAAAGGAGACTCCGTAATCCGTATTTCCAAGTAAGGCATAAACAAAGATGATGAGAATAAAAGTGTAAGTGGATCCGCCTTCCGGATGTAATGAGATTCAGACAAGTCATTCGAGTCAGAAAATAGCATTGTCATTCCCTTTGGCATTAATTTATTGTAGACACTACACAATTGACCACAAATGATTCATTCTACAACCAAATAGAATCATGAGTACGCTATACTACCATTGGCAGTCATTTTGTGCAACAAATTATCCTTGTTGTTGTGATTAGAGtttctaaaaccatatgtatccaTAAAAAAATAAGATTATACGACCGTAGGCAATCCAACATGACAATCCCATGATTTTTGTTTGGGCAAAAATTGATCCATCTTCACCGCAAACAATCTAAATGATAAATGATGATGAAGTTGATTGATCTCCTCCTCCAAAAATGTGGGGTACCTGCAAAAGAAAACTCTCCGACGGAGTTTAAGGGTTTGGAGGCATACCTCTGTGAAGGCTAAAAACAAGTATTTATAGATTGGGAACCTTAATTGATAAGGATTGAATTCCTTAGTCTGCGCTGCCTTATCTAATCAACCCGTAAAGAGTTGATTCCGCGACAAGGATGATACGGTTTCATCAAGTGGACCCATATGTAAAATGAATCTCAACGGAAAATAATATTGGGTACACACATCTCCCCCTCTTAACTTCCAGCTTGTTGGAGGGTTAAGAAAATTGTGTTTGTGTGATTAGTCTTCTCTACTGGTTATATAATAGGAACAACAAGCCATGTCGCCCCCATTTGCAGCAGATGTAGCTGATATAGGGTATGGCGTATTTGTTGCTCATACTTGCGCACACAAGTGCGCGTAAGAGTAAAGATCTTCTTCACATGTGATCACCAAGAATATCCAGTAGAATGATGAGACATGCTGTCATTCCCCAAAAGCTTTTCGTTACTAGAAACCCATGTACCACTAAATCTAGTGCAACGACATAAATCAATCAAGGGGCTCAAATTCAAGACGATCATCGAGATGGGTTATAGTAAGCAGTCGTTGGACGCAGATTTGCACGTACATGGCATTGCCTATGAATCAGTTACCGCATCTGTGCATCTCTCAGTAAGAGACCTTTCATGATTCATACCAGTGACCAAACTTTGCAGATACGAGGAATtcataaaaacaaaaggataaggCAAGAAGATCTTGTAAAAAATATGTGTAAGATAAATTCTTACCCGCTTACAGGTGGTTTTGTTCGAGAGTCCATGGAGTGACTCTTTCACTCAAGGTGAGGTTCCTGGATCCACAGGTCTACCACTGCCTAACATACACTTAATTTTCGCCCCCATTAGCATTTAGCTTATGAGGTAAATTTGTGTATTATAGGGTGACTTTGCAAATGTCATCCATCTGGAGCCCAGGATGGCAGCTGTGTTGCTCCAACTATTTTGGTCGCCCCCTCTGATTAGAGAAGTCGCAGCTGTAACAATCTGGACTTGGAGAACAACCTTGTCAGATAAATCATAAGTGTTAAGAAACAATTTAATTCAGAAATCTAATTAGTTGTCTGTGGTAGGAATCTACAACCATATATAATAGTTATGCACTGAACACATGTTGTTGCGAGCAAGAACAACAGTTATATGAAGCAAGTATAGAACGTCTCTGCCTATGTCTTATTTAGACAAAAAGTGAACTATTAACCAAAGAACACATGTTAAACCACTCACACCATTAACCGCAGCTTTGAAGGCCAAGTCAGGCAAGGATTAATGATTTCTGAAAATTGATTCTATATTATTGGATTAGATTGGTTAGCAAACAAATGTTTGATGTTAAGGCTTATTAAAAATCATAGAACTAGGGTGTAAAGCTGCCACTAGTGATCGCTATATAAGCCCCTGGGTATGATAAGTACAATCTCATGGATAAGAAAGAGATACCCTGTTaccaatagaaaatatatataaaaacggAACGAATTGCCAACCCAGAAAGATACGAGGGAGGAGAAGAAAGGGTAAATCAGCCTGCAACATATCGATGATCTGAGCTTGACGTTTTCATTCAGCCAGATCTGCTTCGTATTTGTTACTAATGCAATTTAAACGATCTCAATTGATGCAATGATCCGTCTCAAAGAACACATACATGATATCATTTACTTCCGTAATACCCTTCTCACTGGGAAAGCACGATTATCTTTTCTCgtttccccttagtcggcgccaaagaTGTTTGGGCAAAAATTGATCCATCTTCACCGCAAACAATCTCAATGATGATGAGGTTGATTGATCTCCTCCTCCAAAAATGTGGGGTACCTGCAAAAGAAAACTCTCCGACACTCAAGTTAGCATAGAGTTTATCACAAGAGTTTTAGGGTTTGGAGGCATACCTCTGTGAAGAAGGCTAAAAACAAGTATTTATAGATTGGGAACCTTAATTGATAAGGATTGAATTCCTTAGTCTGCGCTGCCTTATCTAATCAACCCGTCAAGAGTTGATTTGGCGACAAGGATGATACGGTTTCATCAAGTGGACCCATATGTAGAATGAATCTCAACGGAAAATGATATTGGGTACACACAGTTTTATTTGCTTGTTTCGCCGGAAATTACAGATGTATAGAGAAACAATTGAGATGAAAATGAGAACACAATGATAATTGACCATATATTTCCTTCTTAAGTGTGGAATTTTGTACCTAGCATGTGAAGTTGCGTTTTTCTAAATTCAGATAAGACAAAGACCTATGAACGAATTTCTATCAAAGATGATTGACTCCAACTTGTTGCACTTGGAGATAGTAAAACGCCGGAGAGAAGAACCCCATAATCGTGATCCGGTATAGATGTCAAACTACCGCATTCTCTGATATACACTTCCTCAAGGCATGCCATTCTTCTAAGTTTTCCATCTGACAGATGCTCAACTCCGTTAATGAAGGGAataatgttgttgttgtagctatTGCACAAcctccattctcttcttcttctcttgcaACTTCTGAAGCAACTGGATCAATGGTGCCTTGTATTAGTAAATTACTTGAATAGTAATTTCACATATATTGTGTTATATAAGTCCTTTGGGCTTCCCCCCATAACGTTATGCCGTTCGAACTCAAGGTTAGCATCACCCACGAAATGCAAAATCATGGTCGGTGCGTCTTCAATTTGTTGAGGATATATCATCATAACAATTCAGTTGCGCGCAGGGCAATCGACTGATATCCGtctaagcaaaacaagaaaagTTTTAAGATCATATCATAAGAGTTGGTTAatactctttttttcttcttgtacTAAAAACCCATGGGAATGGACTGGACTGGTTCTAAAGTCCAAAATCTTCCAATATTATGAAGATATACGATATATTGAATATATCTGATTCTATTGCCTTAGGATTATCTATTAGTTTCTGTATATATGAATACGGGATATTCTGCATTTTAGAAACCGATCTCTAGATGTACTAGTAGCTATATAGATATACACAATGGACCATTTTCACTTTCATTTATCATGACCTAGTACTGTCTGTTGAAACCCTAGCTACCTAAGaggaataagaaagaagaaaagaagaagaagatgttgaggcTGCCAGAAGAGATTCAGGTAGATGTTTTCTTAAGGTTACCTGCGAAATCTATTTTAAGATGTAGATGTGTTTGCAAACCTTTGTGCAGACTACTTTATAACCCTAAATTCATCAAGGATCACCTCAACCATAACAAGAAAAACCCCAACCTCATGCTTATATTTAATCAGTGTTACCGTCCTCCTGAGTGTTGCTCAATAGATAATGCTTCAATATTATCAGCGTCATCAGCATCAGCTTTGTCTACAAAATGTACATGTGATGGAGGTATTCGAAAGTATAATTGTCACCAGAGTGAGTGGGCGGAAGGTGTTCGAATTGTGGGCTCTTGTAACGGTTTGATTTGCATAAACATAAATGGTGGTCCGAGATTTTGTATTTGGAACCCTTCAACTGAAGAATACTCCCATTTATCACTATTCCATTTCTCAAGTAGTAGCttaacatttggttttggttACGACTGCCACCTTGATGTTTACAAATTGATGCGAATTGTGGCAGATGATCCCGGAAACTGTTATAATTGTTATATTCAAGTTCAGGTCTGTACATTAAGAGGAAACATGTCATGGAAAACTATCCAAACCAtgaaccgatactacttttttccTGAAGGTCCTACTGGTCACTTGGccgtttggtttttgaatggagctcttcattggaaAGGCTTTATCATGCCAACGTTATAGTCTCTTTGGATATCAGCACCAGTAGACTTGTGGATTTCGCATATCCAAAAGTGGTTAATCCGCAAATGTATTCTTTACCTGACTATATGCTGAGATTTGACCATTTGGGGATATTGGAAGACCGTCTCTGTTTGGTAGTTTATGATACGCGCCGTATTAAGAACTGCCCGTCTTTATTGATTGATGTCTAGTTGATGCAAGATTATGGTTCTTGGACTAAACGATACAGTTTAAAGCCTTCATGCACTATCAAATACCCTTTAGGTAGGTTGGTGTGGTCTTCTTCTACAAAGAACGGCGAGGTTTTACTTTTAATAGATGGTGGATATAATAAACTTTTATACGACCCCATGAATGATTACTCAAACTCAAGATTCTCacttaatattgttatattcaaTCAACTCTCAAATGAGTTATATATATTACAAGTGAAAGAAGAGAACACGTCTTTGAAGAAGCGTGTTGTCAGAGAAGAGGAAAAAAGTCATGAAAAAGTAAATGTATCTACATTACTATCAACTTCAGTGTACACTTTAAGACTTTTACCAATGATATTCTACTAGGAATTGTGTACGATTCAACATTCCCCCTCAAGGCGGTGCATATAAATCACATATGCccaacttgataagtgaatcgttgaatattgtaTTTGATACGGCTTTGGTTAAAATATCTGCCAACTGTTGCGTCGTACGAACAtatgatacttcaattatatttTCTTAGAATTTCTCATAAATGAAGTTTCTGTCAATTTCCACATGCTTCGTTCGATCATGTTGCACCGGATTTTCTGCAATTCTGATTGCTGATTGGTTATCACAAAAAAACTTCATGGGTTTTTCAGGAGAAAAACCAAACTCCCACATAAGCCTTTTCAACCATAACAATTCGCAGATGTCTTTTACCATTGCCCTGTATTCTGATTCAGCACTGGACAAGAAAACAACATATTGTTTCTTAGATTTCCAAGTTACTAAATTCCCTCCAACAAAGGTAAAATACCCAGATGTCGATCTTCGCCTATCACCTTTACCTCCCTAGTCCGAGTCGGTGTAACCCGAAACATCAAGATGCCCATGTTTTGAAAATAACAAACCTTTACCTGGTGCCGATTTCAAATATCTCAATACCCTTATGGCTGCATCCATGTGTTGTTGACCCGGATTATGCATAAATCTGCTTACAACACTTACAACAtacgcaatatcaggtcttgtatgagaaagataaatcaaacgGCCAACTAACCTCTGGTATTGCCCCTTGTCAGCTGGTACTTGATCAGAACACTTTTGAAGACCATGATTTTGTTCCATAGGAGACCCAATCGGCTCACAACCAAGCACACCAGTTTCCTTCAATATGTCAATCACGTATTTTCGCTGAGACAAGAAGATACCTTTCTCAGACCGTATAACTTCAATTCTGAAAAAATATTTAAGTCCCcccaaatccttcatatcaaactCGGAATACAAACATCTCTTCAGGTTCTTCATATCTTCTGGGTCATTTCCTGTTACAACCATGTCATCTACATAGATAATAAGCGCGGTTAACTTGTCACCCACTCTTTTTAGGAACAAAGTATGATCCGCGTTGCTCTGTGTATACCCGAACTTCTTCATCGCCAGACGAAATCTACCAAACCAAGCTCTGGGAGActgcttcaaaccatataattCCTTGTTTAGCTTACAAACCATGTTAGCAATTTTCGGAGCATTATAACCTGGAGGTAACGACATATATACTTCTTCTTGTAAATCACCATGTAAAAATGTATTTTTCACATCATATTGTTGTAGAGGCCATCCTAAATTTGCTGCCAAAGACAACAATACACGAATAGTGTTGATTTTTGCAACAGGAGCAAACGTCTCTTGATAATCAATACCATAAGCCTGCGCAAACCCTTTAGCCACAAGTCTTGATTTGCACTTGTCAATAGAGCCATCAGGTATGCTTGATAGCATATACCCACTTGCAACCA
Proteins encoded in this window:
- the LOC113339542 gene encoding F-box protein CPR1-like, with the protein product MLRLPEEIQVDVFLRLPAKSILRCRCVCKPLCRLLYNPKFIKDHLNHNKKNPNLMLIFNQCYRPPECCSIDNASILSASSASALSTKCTCDGGIRKYNCHQSEWAEGVRIVGSCNGLICININGGPRFCIWNPSTEEYSHLSLFHFSSSSLTFGFGYDCHLDVYKLMRIVADDPGNCYNCYIQVQVCTLRGNMSWKTIQTMNRYYFFPEGPTGHLAVWFLNGALHWKGFIMPTL